One Fibrobacter sp. UBA4297 DNA window includes the following coding sequences:
- a CDS encoding flavodoxin family protein, translating to MKKVLVLSSSLRKGSNSETLAQEFAKGAAEAGNKVEFESLRGKKIGFCMGCLACQKKGKCVIKDDAPAITKKMESADVIVFATPIYYYEMSGQLKTMLDRANSLYSSDYKFREIYLLTSAADTDAKAMNIAKRGIGGWIACFDGVKLKGSLCATGAESAGDVKKNSALLKKAFTMGKKV from the coding sequence ATGAAAAAAGTATTGGTCTTGTCCAGCAGCTTGCGCAAGGGAAGCAATTCCGAAACCCTGGCGCAGGAGTTCGCGAAAGGTGCCGCCGAGGCGGGCAACAAGGTGGAATTCGAGTCGCTGCGCGGCAAGAAGATCGGTTTCTGCATGGGCTGCCTCGCTTGCCAGAAGAAGGGCAAATGCGTCATCAAGGACGACGCGCCTGCCATCACCAAGAAGATGGAATCGGCTGATGTCATCGTGTTCGCGACACCGATTTACTATTACGAGATGAGCGGCCAGCTCAAGACGATGCTCGACCGCGCGAATTCCCTCTATTCTAGCGATTACAAGTTCCGCGAAATTTACCTGCTCACATCTGCCGCCGACACCGACGCGAAGGCCATGAACATCGCAAAGCGCGGCATTGGCGGGTGGATAGCCTGCTTTGACGGCGTGAAGCTCAAGGGCTCCCTCTGCGCCACGGGTGCCGAAAGCGCAGGCGATGTCAAGAAGAATTCCGCGCTCCTGAAAAAGGCGTTCACCATGGGAAAGAAAGTTTAA